From Halapricum desulfuricans, a single genomic window includes:
- a CDS encoding RNA-guided endonuclease InsQ/TnpB family protein has translation MTDTQTLVKTLDFQLDIQSDNEGLLYDATLEARSVYNESIRLAKQGVDWDVIPDRVAADANLVKNTTQRVVAKALGAMENYYEYDDFGQPSHTKGGAYPLRANYEEGYNLSLTDDGDVTFRISAKPYKHVKGVLKGSDAHLDILKTALESDEWKIGTAEALFHNDNAELHVNVTNTEQTVRDKQDSRTVVGVDVNEDNVALTALSKDGAEDTLVIDFPEIKFERHRYFTMRKRVQNAGKDSIHDTLEGREERFVRDRLHKVSRHIVKWSRQFEKPCIVFEDLKEMRDSIDYGTRMNRRLHHLPFRALQFYTSYKALFEGIPTAWINPEYTSQRCPMCGHTEHANRNKKRFKCRDCEHQDHSDRGASVNIALKGVKKLDWNVPALNSLPVVRKVRRQASGAVDAPTVTHPTARGYQADGQMGVSD, from the coding sequence ATGACCGACACTCAGACCCTCGTCAAGACGCTTGACTTCCAACTCGACATTCAGAGTGACAACGAGGGTCTGTTGTACGACGCCACGCTCGAAGCCCGCTCGGTGTACAACGAAAGCATCCGCCTCGCTAAACAAGGCGTGGACTGGGATGTGATTCCTGACCGCGTGGCCGCCGACGCTAACCTCGTGAAGAACACGACCCAGCGTGTCGTCGCTAAGGCTCTCGGCGCGATGGAGAACTACTACGAGTACGACGACTTCGGCCAGCCGAGCCACACAAAGGGCGGTGCGTACCCGCTTCGAGCGAACTACGAGGAAGGGTACAACCTGTCGCTCACCGACGACGGTGACGTGACGTTCCGAATCAGCGCGAAGCCCTACAAGCACGTCAAGGGCGTTCTCAAAGGGAGTGACGCTCACCTCGACATTCTCAAGACCGCGCTCGAAAGTGACGAGTGGAAGATTGGGACAGCAGAAGCCCTATTCCACAACGACAACGCCGAGTTGCACGTCAACGTCACCAACACCGAACAGACCGTTCGAGACAAGCAGGACTCGCGGACGGTCGTTGGTGTGGACGTGAACGAGGACAACGTGGCCCTCACCGCTCTGTCCAAAGACGGGGCTGAAGACACGTTAGTTATCGACTTCCCCGAAATCAAGTTCGAGCGCCACCGCTACTTCACGATGCGGAAGCGCGTCCAGAACGCGGGGAAAGACAGCATCCACGACACGTTGGAAGGGCGTGAGGAACGGTTCGTCCGCGACCGCCTTCACAAGGTGTCTCGGCACATCGTGAAGTGGAGCCGTCAGTTCGAGAAGCCGTGTATCGTCTTTGAAGACCTCAAAGAGATGCGCGACAGTATCGACTACGGTACGCGGATGAACCGACGCTTGCACCACCTGCCGTTCCGCGCCCTTCAGTTCTATACGTCGTACAAGGCGTTGTTCGAGGGGATTCCGACCGCGTGGATTAACCCCGAGTACACGAGCCAGCGGTGTCCGATGTGCGGACACACGGAGCATGCGAACCGCAACAAGAAGCGGTTCAAGTGTCGGGATTGTGAGCATCAAGACCACAGCGACCGTGGTGCAAGCGTCAATATCGCGCTAAAAGGCGTGAAGAAACTCGATTGGAATGTGCCTGCTCTCAACAGCCTTCCCGTTGTTCGGAAGGTGCGACGGCAGGCATCGGGGGCCGTGGACGCCCCGACCGTGACCCATCCGACCGCCCGTGGCTATCAGGCCGATGGTCAGATGGGAGTATCCGACTAA
- a CDS encoding plasmid partition protein ParG produces the protein MTKRLSVDFEDDVYKEFSKKCIEADETKSDVVRGLVNDWLNDSEE, from the coding sequence ATGACGAAACGACTGTCTGTGGACTTCGAGGACGACGTGTACAAGGAGTTCTCGAAGAAATGCATCGAGGCTGATGAAACCAAGTCCGACGTAGTGCGTGGACTCGTCAACGACTGGCTCAACGACTCCGAAGAATGA
- the tnpA gene encoding IS200/IS605 family transposase, protein MGEKRSNHTVYNVNYHFVWCPKYRHAILEPIEESLEASFRDVCNGYGYEILSLNISPDHVHLFLSAHPKHAPSKIVRTAKSITVREMWEQHEPFLEEYLWGGGSWEESYYVGTAGDVSTDTIERYIERTEHV, encoded by the coding sequence ATGGGTGAGAAGCGGTCGAACCACACGGTGTACAACGTCAACTACCACTTTGTGTGGTGCCCGAAGTACCGCCACGCGATACTCGAACCAATCGAGGAATCGCTGGAAGCAAGTTTCCGCGACGTGTGCAACGGGTACGGCTACGAGATACTGTCGCTAAACATCTCGCCCGACCACGTGCATCTGTTCCTCTCCGCTCACCCGAAGCACGCGCCAAGCAAGATTGTGCGGACGGCCAAGAGCATCACGGTGCGGGAGATGTGGGAACAGCACGAACCATTCTTGGAGGAGTATCTGTGGGGTGGTGGGTCTTGGGAGGAATCGTACTACGTTGGGACAGCAGGCGATGTTTCGACTGACACGATTGAGCGGTATATCGAGCGCACGGAACACGTTTAG
- a CDS encoding helix-turn-helix domain-containing protein, with protein MAIEATFTATDGEFPLAAVFAEFPTAEIELDRVVPTDKFIIPYFWVRDVDIETISMENVTHPGIHDIRAVDNVDGAAFIRIDWDLAYESVLTAIIETDVNLISALGRENRWSFEFRAESRQALADFQSYCRDHDIPLELTQLHALSPLESGQEYDLTDAQREAMTVAYTLGYYDSPREATRQDVANELGISPQAVGSRLQRGTRRLISSTLKRHDE; from the coding sequence ATGGCAATTGAAGCGACGTTCACTGCGACTGACGGTGAATTTCCACTAGCTGCCGTCTTCGCGGAGTTTCCCACCGCCGAAATAGAACTAGACCGCGTCGTTCCGACGGATAAATTCATCATCCCGTATTTTTGGGTTCGGGATGTCGATATCGAGACCATCTCGATGGAGAACGTCACGCACCCGGGCATCCACGATATTCGGGCGGTCGATAACGTGGACGGGGCTGCGTTTATTCGCATCGACTGGGACTTGGCCTACGAGAGCGTCTTAACCGCAATTATCGAAACCGACGTAAACCTCATCTCCGCGCTCGGGAGAGAAAACCGATGGTCGTTCGAATTTCGGGCTGAATCACGACAGGCTCTGGCCGACTTCCAGTCGTACTGTCGAGACCACGACATTCCGCTCGAACTGACGCAACTTCACGCCCTCTCGCCGCTAGAGTCGGGCCAGGAGTACGACCTGACCGACGCACAGCGCGAAGCAATGACAGTCGCGTACACGCTGGGCTATTATGATTCTCCACGAGAGGCGACTCGACAGGACGTAGCGAACGAACTCGGTATTTCACCGCAGGCTGTTGGGTCTCGGCTTCAGAGAGGAACTCGACGATTGATCTCAAGCACACTTAAGCGCCACGATGAATAG
- a CDS encoding HalOD1 output domain-containing protein, which yields MEYTLRGGDEEEEFEDEDLIYKIIHLIAEETDTDICELPPVYETIDPDALNAFLRCSDSSDTRPKRSVEFSYCGYRVMVDSTRQVTLHPESGPTDSIPAI from the coding sequence ATGGAATATACACTGAGAGGTGGCGATGAAGAGGAAGAGTTCGAGGACGAGGATCTGATATACAAAATTATCCATCTTATTGCTGAAGAGACTGATACGGATATCTGTGAATTACCCCCCGTGTACGAAACCATCGATCCAGACGCTCTCAATGCATTTCTCCGATGCTCGGACAGCTCCGACACTCGTCCAAAGCGGTCGGTCGAGTTCTCGTACTGTGGCTATCGCGTTATGGTTGATTCGACCAGACAGGTCACACTCCACCCGGAATCTGGGCCCACGGATTCAATACCGGCTATCTGA
- a CDS encoding response regulator, translating into MPPSSSQQTEEGTFRVLHVDDKPDLLEMVSIFLEREDDRFEIVQATSASNGLDQLSEQAFDCVISDYDMPSCNGIEFLQEVREDSPDLPFILFTGKGIEEIASDAISAGVTDLLQKQGATDCYTVLANSVSNAIEHYPDTPDNPTP; encoded by the coding sequence ATGCCACCCTCGTCCTCTCAGCAAACCGAAGAAGGAACGTTCCGCGTCCTTCACGTCGATGATAAGCCCGATCTCTTGGAGATGGTCAGTATCTTTCTCGAGCGTGAAGACGATCGATTCGAAATCGTACAGGCGACCAGCGCTAGCAACGGTTTGGACCAACTTTCCGAGCAAGCGTTCGACTGCGTTATTTCCGATTACGATATGCCCAGCTGCAATGGGATCGAATTCCTTCAAGAGGTTCGAGAGGATTCTCCTGATCTCCCATTTATTTTGTTCACTGGGAAAGGCATCGAAGAGATTGCGAGTGACGCGATTTCGGCAGGAGTCACCGATCTCCTCCAGAAGCAAGGGGCTACAGATTGTTATACCGTCTTGGCGAATTCCGTTTCGAACGCCATCGAGCATTACCCGGACACTCCAGACAATCCGACACCGTGA
- a CDS encoding pyridoxal phosphate-dependent aminotransferase, with product MTDFSRRVEQVSISGIREVFEAASEDAINLGLGQPDFPTPQHAREAAVEAIRAGEADGYTSNKGTPELRDAISEKHARDNDLDVDPGDVIATSGGSEALHIAMEAHVDAGDEVLFPDPGFVSYEALTHLAGGTPKPIPLRDDLTLDPAAVEAAITDDTAAFVVNSPANPTGAVQSPEDMREFARIADEHDVLCISDEVYEHIVFEGEHRSPMEFADSDNVVVVNACSKSYSMTGWRLGWVTGSTDRIERMLRVHQYAQACASAPAQYAAEAALSGPQDAVGEMVAAFERRRDVLLDGLDDMGLEYPTPKGAFYAMPEVPDGWVDAVIDRGVVVVPGDAFGEHGEGYARISYATGMEDLKEAIEIMDAATDAVR from the coding sequence ATGACCGACTTCTCACGGCGAGTCGAACAGGTGTCGATCTCGGGGATCCGCGAAGTGTTCGAGGCCGCAAGCGAGGACGCGATCAACCTCGGACTGGGACAGCCGGACTTCCCGACGCCCCAACACGCCCGCGAGGCCGCCGTCGAGGCCATCCGTGCGGGCGAAGCCGACGGGTACACCTCCAACAAGGGGACTCCGGAGCTCCGGGACGCCATCAGCGAGAAGCACGCCCGAGACAACGACCTTGATGTCGACCCCGGGGACGTCATCGCCACCTCCGGTGGGAGCGAGGCGCTACATATCGCCATGGAAGCCCACGTCGACGCGGGCGACGAGGTGCTCTTCCCGGATCCGGGCTTCGTCTCCTACGAGGCGCTGACCCACCTCGCCGGCGGAACGCCGAAGCCGATCCCGCTGCGCGATGACTTGACGCTCGACCCCGCCGCAGTCGAAGCGGCGATTACTGACGACACCGCCGCGTTCGTGGTCAACAGCCCTGCAAATCCGACGGGTGCGGTCCAGTCGCCCGAGGATATGCGGGAGTTCGCCCGCATCGCCGACGAACACGACGTGCTCTGCATCTCCGACGAGGTGTACGAACACATCGTCTTCGAGGGCGAACACCGCTCGCCGATGGAGTTTGCAGACAGTGACAACGTCGTCGTCGTCAACGCCTGCTCGAAGAGCTACTCGATGACCGGCTGGCGGCTGGGCTGGGTGACCGGGAGTACCGACCGGATCGAACGGATGCTCCGGGTCCATCAGTACGCCCAGGCCTGCGCCAGCGCGCCCGCACAGTACGCCGCCGAGGCCGCACTCTCGGGACCCCAGGACGCCGTCGGGGAGATGGTCGCGGCCTTCGAGCGTCGGCGTGACGTGCTGCTGGACGGGTTAGACGATATGGGGCTCGAGTACCCGACGCCGAAGGGTGCCTTCTACGCGATGCCGGAGGTTCCCGATGGCTGGGTCGATGCAGTGATCGACCGCGGCGTCGTCGTCGTCCCCGGCGACGCCTTCGGCGAACACGGCGAAGGCTACGCCCGCATCTCGTATGCCACCGGGATGGAGGACCTGAAGGAAGCGATCGAGATTATGGACGCGGCGACGGACGCCGTGCGATAG
- a CDS encoding SHOCT domain-containing protein produces MNERSALGRARENLTEIVSVLVTGVWLAAMFTGQGWWLPFMLVGYVVIVPLTALLFGDEDDIEEWWDDDDEVEATTDAHTDEQLDALETLRERYARGELTDEQFERKVERLLETETLEDVEDRSRTASDRGTTADDREPDRELS; encoded by the coding sequence ATGAACGAGCGCTCGGCGCTGGGACGTGCCCGGGAGAACCTCACCGAAATTGTCTCCGTACTTGTGACCGGCGTCTGGCTCGCTGCGATGTTCACCGGGCAGGGCTGGTGGCTCCCGTTCATGCTGGTCGGATACGTCGTCATCGTCCCGCTGACTGCGCTCCTGTTCGGCGACGAGGACGATATCGAGGAGTGGTGGGACGACGATGACGAGGTCGAGGCGACGACGGACGCGCACACCGACGAACAACTCGACGCGCTGGAGACGCTCCGGGAGCGATACGCCCGCGGGGAACTCACGGACGAGCAGTTCGAGCGAAAGGTCGAACGACTGCTCGAAACGGAGACGCTTGAGGATGTCGAGGACCGATCCCGTACCGCGTCGGATCGCGGAACAACAGCCGACGACCGCGAGCCGGACCGGGAACTCTCGTAG
- the purL gene encoding phosphoribosylformylglycinamidine synthase subunit PurL: MSLSDSDHELVTEHLGREPTQAETALFENLWSEHCAYRSSRPLLGAFETDGENVIVPPGDDAGVVAIPSSDGSEDTYIAMGIESHNHPSYVDPFDGAATGVGGIVRDILSMGAYPIALTDSLYFGPFEDEHPRYLFEGVVEGISHYGNSIGVPTVAGSVAFHDEYEGNPLVNVACVGVTDADRLVTAEAQQAGNKLVLVGRETGRDGMGGASFASEDLAEDAETEDRPAVQVGDPYSEKLLIECNEQLLDEDLVESARDLGAAGLGGASSELVAKGNLGAEIELSKVHQREPGMNGTEILLSESQERMVYEIEPENVDRVGEIAERYDLQASVIGETTDDGIYHCTFEGETVVEADAEFLGEGAPMNDLEYVQPDQPECDLPEFDLETAFEAVVGSPNTASKRWVYRQYDHEVQVRTATPPGDDAALLAIREAEQGLAISAGADPNWTSAAPYEGARAVGLENATNIAAKGATPLAAVDCLNGGNPEKPDVYGNFKAIVDGLADGCRDVDVPVIGGNVSLYNDSVEGPIPPTPTLTMIGTKDGYDAPSMTLSGEGTVVLVGGTDDEPALGGSELLARLGGSDRFPALPESSGELIETIAAVADFESTLATHDVSHGGLAVTLAEMVTHDAGADVTVESPLAAFDEQPGQVVVETTDPVAVRDAFDGIAPVRKLGEATADGTLSIEAGDASLAVDATEVSELRAVIEDEL; this comes from the coding sequence ATGAGCCTCAGCGACTCGGATCACGAGCTCGTGACCGAGCACCTCGGTCGCGAGCCGACGCAGGCCGAAACAGCCCTGTTCGAAAACCTCTGGAGCGAACACTGTGCGTATCGCTCCTCGCGCCCGCTACTCGGCGCGTTCGAGACCGACGGCGAGAACGTGATCGTCCCGCCCGGTGACGACGCCGGTGTCGTGGCGATCCCGTCGTCCGACGGCAGCGAGGACACGTACATCGCGATGGGCATCGAGAGCCACAACCATCCCAGCTACGTCGACCCGTTCGACGGCGCGGCCACGGGCGTCGGCGGCATCGTCCGGGACATCCTCTCGATGGGCGCTTACCCTATCGCGCTGACCGATAGCCTCTATTTCGGTCCCTTCGAGGACGAACACCCCCGCTATCTCTTCGAGGGGGTCGTCGAGGGGATCTCCCACTACGGCAACAGCATCGGCGTCCCCACCGTCGCCGGCAGCGTCGCCTTCCACGACGAGTACGAGGGCAATCCCCTGGTCAACGTCGCCTGCGTCGGGGTGACCGACGCCGATCGGCTCGTGACTGCCGAGGCCCAACAGGCGGGCAACAAGCTCGTCCTCGTCGGTCGGGAGACCGGCCGGGACGGCATGGGCGGGGCTTCCTTCGCCAGCGAGGACCTCGCGGAGGACGCCGAGACCGAGGATCGGCCCGCGGTGCAGGTCGGCGACCCCTACAGCGAGAAACTGCTGATCGAGTGCAACGAGCAACTGCTCGACGAGGACCTGGTCGAGTCGGCCCGTGACCTCGGAGCGGCCGGACTCGGCGGCGCGTCTTCGGAGCTCGTCGCGAAGGGCAACCTCGGTGCCGAGATCGAACTCTCGAAGGTCCACCAGCGCGAGCCCGGGATGAACGGGACCGAGATCCTCCTCTCCGAATCCCAGGAGCGGATGGTCTACGAGATCGAGCCCGAAAACGTCGACCGCGTCGGCGAGATCGCCGAGCGCTACGACCTGCAGGCCTCGGTCATCGGCGAGACCACCGACGACGGGATCTACCACTGCACCTTCGAGGGCGAGACGGTCGTCGAAGCCGACGCGGAGTTCCTCGGCGAGGGCGCGCCGATGAACGACCTCGAGTACGTCCAGCCCGACCAGCCCGAGTGTGACCTGCCGGAGTTCGATCTCGAAACGGCCTTCGAGGCCGTCGTCGGGTCGCCCAACACTGCGAGCAAGCGCTGGGTCTACCGCCAGTACGACCACGAGGTGCAGGTCCGGACGGCGACGCCTCCGGGCGACGACGCGGCGCTGCTGGCCATCAGGGAGGCGGAGCAGGGCCTGGCGATCTCCGCCGGCGCGGATCCCAACTGGACCAGCGCCGCCCCCTACGAGGGGGCCCGAGCGGTCGGGCTGGAAAACGCGACCAACATCGCCGCCAAGGGCGCGACGCCGCTGGCCGCGGTGGACTGTCTCAACGGCGGCAACCCCGAGAAACCCGACGTCTACGGGAACTTCAAGGCGATCGTCGACGGACTCGCTGACGGCTGCCGGGACGTCGACGTGCCCGTGATCGGCGGCAACGTCTCGTTGTACAACGATTCCGTCGAGGGGCCGATTCCGCCGACGCCGACGCTCACGATGATCGGAACGAAAGACGGCTACGACGCCCCGTCGATGACCCTCTCCGGCGAGGGGACGGTGGTGCTGGTCGGCGGGACCGACGACGAACCGGCGCTGGGTGGCTCCGAGTTGCTCGCCCGACTCGGCGGAAGCGATCGCTTCCCGGCACTCCCCGAATCGTCGGGCGAGTTGATCGAGACGATCGCCGCAGTCGCCGACTTCGAGAGCACGCTGGCGACCCACGACGTCAGCCACGGCGGGCTCGCGGTCACACTCGCGGAGATGGTCACGCACGACGCCGGCGCCGACGTGACCGTCGAGAGTCCGCTCGCGGCCTTCGACGAACAGCCCGGGCAGGTCGTCGTCGAGACGACCGACCCTGTGGCAGTCCGGGACGCTTTCGACGGGATCGCACCCGTCCGGAAACTGGGCGAGGCGACTGCCGACGGGACGCTCTCGATCGAGGCCGGCGACGCGTCGCTGGCCGTCGACGCGACCGAGGTGTCCGAACTGCGCGCGGTCATCGAGGACGAACTGTAG
- a CDS encoding response regulator, with protein sequence MQRDRSAPVTVLHVDDEPELCDLVASFLEREHEWLSVETAPDAESALERIRAGGIDCVVSDYDMPGLDGLDFLRDVRAEHPDLPFILYTGKGSEEIASEAISAGVDDYLQKETHTEQYTVLANQIRNVVERQRAQSAAAAADRSYHNLVDTSPVPILLFDREAVIVYANDAAVEFLDADERKVLDEVRMPDLVDDIHREQALERFETLFETNESVPEVEFRIRTLEDRIKRAVVATAPGTYRGQPVAQVVAKRVEVVEDA encoded by the coding sequence ATGCAGCGGGATCGCTCCGCGCCCGTGACCGTCCTCCACGTCGACGACGAGCCCGAACTGTGCGATCTGGTCGCGTCGTTTCTGGAACGCGAACACGAGTGGCTCTCCGTCGAGACGGCACCGGACGCCGAGAGCGCCCTCGAACGGATCCGCGCGGGCGGTATCGACTGCGTGGTCAGCGACTACGACATGCCCGGTCTGGACGGTCTCGATTTCCTCAGGGACGTTCGAGCGGAGCACCCGGATCTGCCGTTCATCCTGTATACTGGCAAGGGCAGCGAAGAGATCGCCAGCGAGGCGATCTCCGCCGGGGTCGACGATTACCTCCAGAAGGAGACACACACCGAACAGTACACGGTCCTGGCCAACCAGATCCGGAACGTCGTCGAACGCCAGCGCGCCCAGTCAGCGGCCGCCGCGGCCGACCGCAGCTACCACAACCTCGTCGATACGTCACCGGTGCCGATTCTGCTGTTCGATCGGGAGGCAGTCATCGTCTATGCCAACGACGCGGCGGTCGAGTTCCTCGACGCCGACGAGAGGAAAGTCCTGGACGAGGTCAGGATGCCTGATCTCGTCGACGATATCCACCGCGAACAGGCCCTGGAGCGGTTCGAGACGCTCTTCGAGACGAACGAGTCGGTCCCGGAAGTGGAGTTCCGGATCCGGACGCTCGAGGACCGGATCAAACGCGCTGTCGTGGCAACCGCACCCGGGACGTACCGCGGGCAGCCGGTCGCGCAAGTGGTCGCCAAACGCGTCGAGGTCGTCGAGGACGCGTGA
- a CDS encoding ubiquitin-like small modifier protein 1, with product MELTLRFFANFREVVGQKTIVRKYEGISTVGDALAELKSEYPTLELYDEDGSLREYITVMRDGKDVIHIEGLETELAGGETLSLFPPVAGG from the coding sequence ATGGAACTGACGCTGCGTTTTTTCGCTAACTTCCGGGAGGTCGTCGGGCAGAAGACGATCGTCCGGAAGTACGAGGGCATCTCGACTGTCGGGGACGCCCTCGCGGAACTCAAATCGGAGTATCCCACTCTGGAACTGTACGACGAGGACGGCTCACTCCGGGAGTACATCACCGTCATGCGCGACGGGAAGGACGTGATCCATATCGAGGGGCTGGAGACGGAACTCGCGGGCGGGGAGACGCTCAGTCTGTTCCCGCCGGTCGCAGGCGGGTGA
- a CDS encoding aldehyde ferredoxin oxidoreductase family protein — protein sequence MTELGGYRDRVARVDLSEGDVQYEGIDEEDAKKYIGGRGLGVKYVFEQGPDVDPLGPENLLAFMNGPLTGTQTTMSGRMAVVTKSPLTNTVTDSHHGGWSAARLKWAGFDALLFEGQADEPVYAYVEDDEVELRDASHLWGKTTHEAREIIEDELDGEYGKSLSFMGIGPGGENEVRFGCIINEDDRASGRGGTGAVMGSKNLKAVVVKSGTDMPKPADEETFAEGHKQAMKVIQESDVTAPNEGGLSVYGTNVLTNLTEEMDGLPTRNGRYTSTSAEREDDPSEPNIDAENTSGEWVRENILVDEPTCHSCPVACKKEVEVETELGGETQSVRMESLEYEPAFTFGSNSMNDDAEVTAVLIDRCNKYGIDAIESGNMLAMAMEMTEKGQVDDGIDWGDHDAMYEMLRKIAEREGELADALAEGAAGAAERFDAEDSRLDVKNQTIPAYDPRSMKGMAIGYATSNRGACHLRGYTPAAEILGIPEAVDPADPEGKGELQVTFQDLHAISDSFDICKFNAFAEGIEEYVLQYNGMTGRDVSEEDLIEAGKRIYTLERYYNNLVGFDGEDDSLPDRFVEGHEDAIPGMGAAEGQLVELDQLKDEYYEARQWVDGVVPDERLDELGIAIGPGTGVSAGASADD from the coding sequence ATGACGGAACTCGGCGGTTATCGCGATCGCGTCGCACGCGTCGACCTGAGCGAGGGGGACGTACAGTACGAGGGCATCGACGAGGAGGACGCCAAGAAGTACATCGGGGGGCGTGGCCTGGGCGTCAAGTACGTCTTCGAGCAGGGTCCGGACGTGGATCCGCTCGGCCCCGAGAACCTGCTGGCGTTCATGAACGGCCCGTTGACGGGCACACAGACGACAATGAGCGGCCGGATGGCCGTCGTCACCAAGTCGCCGCTGACCAATACAGTGACCGACTCCCATCACGGCGGCTGGTCGGCCGCCCGGCTCAAGTGGGCCGGTTTCGACGCCCTGCTGTTCGAGGGACAGGCCGACGAGCCGGTCTACGCCTACGTCGAAGACGACGAGGTCGAGTTGCGGGACGCCTCGCACCTGTGGGGCAAGACCACCCACGAGGCCCGCGAGATCATCGAGGACGAACTCGACGGCGAGTACGGCAAGAGCCTGAGCTTCATGGGGATCGGCCCCGGCGGCGAGAACGAGGTCCGGTTCGGCTGTATCATCAACGAGGACGACCGCGCCTCCGGCCGCGGCGGGACGGGTGCGGTCATGGGCTCGAAGAACCTCAAGGCCGTCGTGGTCAAGTCGGGCACCGATATGCCGAAACCGGCCGACGAGGAGACGTTCGCGGAGGGCCACAAACAGGCCATGAAGGTCATCCAGGAATCGGACGTGACCGCGCCCAACGAGGGTGGACTGTCGGTCTACGGGACCAACGTCCTGACGAACCTGACCGAGGAGATGGACGGGTTGCCGACCCGCAACGGCCGGTACACCTCGACGTCCGCGGAACGCGAAGACGACCCGAGCGAGCCGAACATCGACGCCGAGAACACCTCCGGGGAGTGGGTCCGGGAGAACATTCTGGTCGACGAGCCGACCTGTCACTCCTGCCCGGTCGCCTGCAAGAAGGAAGTCGAAGTCGAGACGGAACTCGGTGGCGAGACACAGAGCGTCCGGATGGAATCGCTGGAGTACGAGCCGGCCTTCACCTTCGGGTCGAACTCGATGAACGACGACGCCGAAGTGACCGCGGTCCTGATCGACCGCTGTAACAAGTACGGCATCGACGCCATCGAGTCGGGCAACATGCTCGCGATGGCCATGGAGATGACCGAGAAGGGGCAGGTCGACGACGGCATCGACTGGGGCGACCACGACGCCATGTACGAGATGCTGCGCAAGATCGCCGAACGCGAGGGCGAACTCGCGGACGCCCTCGCGGAGGGGGCGGCGGGCGCGGCCGAGCGGTTCGACGCCGAGGACTCCCGGCTGGACGTCAAAAACCAGACGATCCCCGCCTACGACCCGCGTTCGATGAAGGGTATGGCTATCGGCTACGCCACTTCCAACCGCGGTGCGTGTCACCTGCGCGGGTACACGCCCGCGGCCGAGATCCTCGGCATCCCGGAGGCCGTCGATCCCGCCGATCCAGAGGGCAAGGGCGAACTGCAGGTCACCTTCCAGGACCTGCACGCTATCTCCGATTCGTTCGACATCTGCAAGTTCAACGCCTTCGCGGAGGGCATCGAGGAGTACGTGTTGCAGTACAACGGGATGACTGGGCGTGACGTGAGCGAAGAGGACCTCATCGAGGCCGGCAAGCGCATCTACACGCTGGAACGGTACTACAACAATCTCGTGGGCTTCGACGGCGAGGACGACTCGCTGCCGGACCGATTCGTCGAAGGGCACGAGGACGCCATCCCCGGCATGGGGGCCGCCGAGGGACAGCTCGTCGAGCTCGATCAACTCAAAGACGAGTACTACGAGGCCCGTCAGTGGGTCGACGGTGTCGTCCCGGACGAGCGCCTCGACGAACTCGGCATCGCGATCGGTCCTGGGACCGGCGTCTCGGCCGGCGCGTCGGCCGACGACTGA